Genomic segment of Arachis hypogaea cultivar Tifrunner chromosome 16, arahy.Tifrunner.gnm2.J5K5, whole genome shotgun sequence:
CCATACCACACTTGACTATCAGCACTTAAGATCTTTCGGATGCACATGTTACCCCTTGTTAAAACCATACAATAAACACAAATTCGATCACAAATCTCATAAATGCATCTTCATAGGGTATAGTTCAGACCACACAGGCTACAAGTGCCTATCCTCATCTGGCAGAGTCTATATGTCAAGAAACGTAATTTTCTGGGAGCATGAATTCCCTTACCCAACTCTATTCAAAACCCCACCACCTAAACCAACCAACCTGGTCCTTTCCCCACCCTCAAACTTCACATTTTGCCAAATCCCTCAACCCCAGCCCTCCCCTTGTCCCTCTTCCTCACCTACATGCATAGACATTCATGATACACCTTCCACTAATATCAATGCTATATCTAATTCATTACCTGATGCATCTGTTGCGGTCACTGAGCATAATGCAGCCACTGACTCTGTTACCATTGCAGATTCCTCTAACTCTCTGTTGCAGGCAGCCATAGAATGAATGCCTCCAGCACCCACTACCCAGAACACACATGCAATGGTGACTAGAAGCAAAAATGGCATCTTTAAGCCACGAGTGTTCACAACTACCTTAGCCTCAGCTACGGAGGAATGTGCAGATCAGAACCTACCAAAGTCAATAGAACAAGCTCTTAGTACCCCCACACTGGAGAGAAGCCATGGAAGAAGAATTCCCAGCCTTACAAAACAACCATATCTGGCGGCTTGTCGATCCTCCAGCTCACTCAGCTTCCATAGGCTACAAATGGGTGTTCCGAGTCAAAAAGAATCCAGACGGCAGCATCCAGAAGTACAAGGCCAGGCTTGTGGCAAAAGGGTTTCATCAGAAGCAATGAGTGGACTATGATCAGATCTTCAGTCCAGTAGTGAGACCTGCGACTGTTAGAATCATGTTAAGCATAGCGCTAGCCAAGGGATAGAAAATTCACCAGTTTGATTTCAACAATGCATTCTTGAATGGTGATCTCTATGAAGATGTATTCATGCAACAGCTTGAGGGTTTTGTCTCCTCTAACAAACAGCAAGTTTGCAAGCTCCAAATATCGCTTTATGGGCTCAAGCAAGCTCCAAGGGCATGGTTCACAAAATTAAGTGCTGCTCTCAACCAATTTGGCTTCTCAAGCACCAAATCTGATGTATCCCTCTTCACCAAACTGACAGCCACCTCTGCCATCTACATTCTTGTCTATGTTGATGATATACTAGCTAGTCATTGGCACCTCTGAAAGTGAGATTACCACCCTCATGGCACAATTGCACAACACCTTCTCACTAAAAAGCCTTGGAAAAATGCACTATTTTCTCGAAATTGAAGTCCATAGAAGCTCCACAGGCACAATCACATTAAAACAAACCAAATACATTAAAGACCTACTAAAGAAAGCTGATATGAGCAATGCAAAATCCGTCCCAACCCCTATGACCTCCTCTCTGAAACTCTCTGCCTTTGGTGACACTGCATTTACCAACCCCACATTGTACAGGTCAATTGTTGGTGGTCTACAATATGCCACAATAACCAGACCAGAAATTTTCTTCTCAGTGAACAAAGTAGCACAGTTTCTTCATAATCCCCTTGAATCCCATTGGAAGGCTGTCAAGCGTATTCTCATATATCTAGTAGGAACCATACAACACGGGCTGAGATTCAGCAAATTCACCAACCTCAGAATATATGGATTCTGTGACTCAGACTGGGCCAGTGATATTGATGACCGAAAGTCAACAAATGGCTATGCAATTTACTTGGGATCAAACTTGGTGTCATGGGCgagcagaaaataaattgcagtaTCCAAAAGTAGCACTAAAGCAGAATTCAGGGGCATCTCAGATGCTGTAAGTGAGATCATTTGGTTACAAAACTTGCTAGGAGAAATAAAACTCTCTTGTTCTACCAAGCCTGTAGTCTACTGTGACAATCAGAGCGTTGTACTATTGTCAGCAAATCCAATTCTACACAACAAATCCAAACATTTTGTACTAAGTCAGTCTTTTGTCAAAGATTTTGTCACCAAAAATGAAATATTTGTGTAGCATATTCCAGCTCAGGGTCAAGATACTCTAACAAAGCCTCTCCCAGCAGCTGCTTTCCTGAGGGTTAGGGATTCATTAAGAGTGTTTGAAGCAGCACCTTAATGTCTGGAGCAGCTGAGGTAGCCCTTGGTTTCAGGGCACATGTAAGTGTATATAGGCAGATAACTCCATACACAAAATGCAGAAGCTTTGGAAGTTGTTAATGACAGCTCAGCAGTTAGTTATACTAAATCAATTACACTCACCCTTAGTTAGTTACTCCCAGCCTCAACAATCTGTAATCACACCTTATAAATATCTTCACTGTACCTCCTTTATGATCAGTTTTTCACAATCAGTAATGAACAACAATACTGTTCTCTTTCACACTCTTCTACACTCTTCTCTTATCTTCCTTCTCTGAGCCCTCAAAGCTCTtatctcttctccttctttcttcaagaatctgATACTTTTCATAGACATCACAAATTAAGATACAAGAATAAGAGTTAGGAGATTATATCTCATATTAgattcccatttaagattataTCATGAGAATTTAACATATCTTTTACAAAATCCTTTGTCAAAAAAAAGAAAttcacttttttattaaaaaaaaatatttatgaggtTTTACACTTTTACTTTACTACTTGAACCTAGAGGGTGTGAAGAggaaataataaaattgattggACCCTCTTACCATAAAGTTTATTTGACTTTAGCAGTGCATGTGGGCATGTGGTACATGTGCGAGTGTATACATCAAAGAGGTACATCCGTAGAGTCCTTTTGTGCTAATGATTCCTAGTTGAGCTGTGAATGGGACCAATTCTATTTCTTAGATCTCTACCcacataataaatttttgtacCTACTCTATATGCCATTAACCTTTCACAAGTAGTAAAGTTTATAATTTGCACTACTCAATTATTTCAGAGGTTAATGTGACAATTTTATGACTCtgcttatatatatgtatgtaccaTATAATCTCTAATTAGCATAAAGTTACAAATGCATGTTATTAATTAGAGATTTAGAGGTACTTCCGTATATAGTCCTTTAATTTACATGCATGTTAATTATTTCCAATTTTGTAGGATGGGACCAATTTCATTCTATATGAGAGATGAAAAGATACATATTTAAATACTAATTAAATTTGTGGCtttatctaattatatataaaaaaaaaagtaaatttcgTCAAAATTTCTAAGGTAAAGTTTGGTTTTAGAGACAAAGACACAGAGATATAGACACGTTAATACATATTTATTGTTTGTTTATTAAAAcacatattttttattgatacATTAATATATAAATGCACACAGAATATATGTATTTAGTGTTTCTCTAAAATATTCAATcaatttgatacaattttttatacttttatctcttattaatttttaaaataacaattttattcctaatcctaattctttttTTCTATCCCCTTATCCATCAATTAAGATGCTCACCATCCTCCTTCCTCAATCTTTCTTCTGCCGTTAACCTCTTCCTCAATCATTGTTTTTTTCGCCATTGTCGTTGCTGCTGCATCTTCTCCTTTGTCCAGATTCGCGACTGTCACCTCTCCCTCTTCCTCTTCGAGTCTGTCATTGCCGTCTCTCCCTCTACCTCGGTTCTCCCCCTTTCATATACCTGTTCCTCCGTTGCTTGCTCCTCTCCTTtcgtttttctattttctttttaaaaataaatattcttgttgattcttgtgaaatttttgttgattgatttgtggtgaattgtgtatgatgataaaaattattataaagataatatcgactttttctaattttatcatGTCTTGTTCAatgttttaccaaacacaatacatGTACACTAATAATTTATGTCTATATCTTaagaaatacataaattaaatgtTATCTAACGAAATTACTGACAGAATtttgtcaataaaaaaataaaattcgtctaacattttttttataaatctgtCGATAACATATTTTTTTGGTAGTGATAACATACAGCTATTAATAATAGTTATTATATTACCTAATTAAGAGTATAATTTTATACGTGTGAAGCTAAGTCCAATAACATTATTTGATATGTTAAATCCATATCAATCTGAATTCTGAAAGTACTTGTATGTTGAATTTTACATGTGCGTTATATTGTAACAATAACTGTGGCTTTGAATGATGTTTGGTGAATTTAGGTAAAATAAAAGTAGTTGGTAGTAACACTTGTACGTCCTTATGGCATCTCTGtacaaaagtaaataaataacgtTGCATGTGTCTTCACTCTTCAACAACAAAAGAAGCTAGGTGGCTAGGGCAAACTAAAGAAAGAAATTATCTTCCTTCATTTTCATCTTCATATATCCCTTAAAATTTGCTACTACGGTTAATAACAATGTTACTACTTGTATTACCGCATATATATCTGTGACACTGTTATGATGATCCACATTAGGAAAAGACAAAAAGAATGTATTAAACTGTTTAAGAAAATTGTAAAATGAGAGAAAGtcagatttaattttaattatttttaaattaaaattatgagattcatacaaatttttattttattattttataaattttttcattgaatattttttttcaaaattatatatattgaaatatatatAATCTACCTACACACAGATAATTTTGTGTTTACCTTTTTGTCACCGATACTAAGTAATAGCTAGATACTATAGTATTTGTGTATTTCTatttattaacttaattttttgagtttagtggttttataatataatattaaaatttttaaaattaaaaaatttaggg
This window contains:
- the LOC112754448 gene encoding uncharacterized mitochondrial protein AtMg00810-like, producing MVTRSKNGIFKPRVFTTTLASATEECADQNLPKSIEQALSTPTLERSHGRRIPSLTKQPYLAACRSSSSLSFHRLQMGVPSQKESRRQHPEVQGQACGKRLEGFVSSNKQQVCKLQISLYGLKQAPRAWFTKLSAALNQFGFSSTKSDLVIGTSESEITTLMAQLHNTFSLKSLGKMHYFLEIEVHRSSTGTITLKQTKYIKDLLKKADMSNAKSVPTPMTSSLKLSAFGDTAFTNPTLYRSIVGGLQYATITRPEIFFSVNKVAQFLHNPLESHWKAVKRILIYLVGTIQHGLRFSKFTNLRIYGFCDSDWASDIDDRKSTNGYAIYLGSNLVSWASRK